A single region of the Lactobacillus isalae genome encodes:
- a CDS encoding replication-associated recombination protein A, translating to MPIKQPLADLMRPKQLKDLVGQEGLVNEGAPLYQIIHKHVPVSLLLWGPPGTGKTSLAHIIAREYNYPLANFNASVDNKLKLTQIINTYPHQSFVLLIDEIHRMTKNIQDYLLPYLESGQVMLIGATTENPIMSIVPAVRSRCQIFEFKALSDQNILTVLKKATTDVLKIEKDKIDSGALKMIATSADGDLRVALNILETVHAINGDKLSIDAVKDFVKDQHFAYDKKATKHYDYLAAYSDSMAGSDTDAALYYLTILLKNGDLPSVVRRLREIPYTYIGLANPEQVTQIVVAANQAEKIGMPKAKYPLMFATMLMCLSPKSGSFDQVWEQLDQDTQYPSQHPMPRGLRDMHYKHSEEITGGGLIENPFEQPFQIAKQNYMPKGFEGKRYYFAKDNLNEKKLEQQYLKLHKYIYGQDYKK from the coding sequence TTGCCAATTAAACAACCATTAGCAGATTTAATGCGACCAAAGCAATTGAAAGATCTGGTAGGTCAAGAAGGGCTAGTTAACGAAGGGGCACCGTTATATCAAATAATTCACAAGCATGTACCAGTTTCACTCCTTCTATGGGGACCTCCTGGAACAGGAAAGACTAGTTTAGCCCATATCATTGCTCGAGAATATAACTATCCTTTAGCAAATTTCAATGCATCAGTTGATAATAAATTAAAATTAACACAAATCATTAATACTTATCCTCATCAATCTTTTGTCTTATTAATAGATGAGATTCATCGAATGACAAAAAATATTCAAGATTATCTCTTACCATACCTTGAAAGTGGACAAGTAATGTTAATTGGAGCCACCACTGAAAATCCAATCATGTCAATTGTTCCTGCGGTTAGGTCACGTTGCCAGATTTTTGAATTTAAGGCTTTAAGCGATCAAAATATCTTAACGGTTTTAAAAAAGGCGACGACAGATGTCTTAAAAATAGAAAAAGACAAGATTGATTCGGGAGCACTTAAAATGATTGCTACATCGGCTGATGGTGACCTACGCGTGGCTCTCAATATTTTAGAAACTGTTCACGCAATTAACGGAGATAAATTATCAATAGACGCTGTCAAAGACTTTGTAAAAGACCAACATTTTGCATATGATAAAAAAGCTACTAAGCATTATGACTACTTAGCGGCATATTCAGATTCTATGGCAGGCTCAGATACTGACGCTGCACTATATTACTTAACTATTTTACTAAAAAATGGCGACTTACCTTCGGTAGTTAGGCGTCTGCGTGAGATTCCATATACTTATATTGGTTTAGCTAACCCTGAACAAGTAACGCAAATTGTGGTTGCCGCAAATCAAGCAGAAAAGATAGGTATGCCAAAAGCTAAGTATCCATTAATGTTTGCTACCATGCTTATGTGTTTATCACCTAAGTCTGGTTCTTTTGACCAGGTATGGGAACAATTAGATCAAGATACTCAATATCCTAGTCAGCATCCCATGCCTAGAGGACTACGGGATATGCACTATAAGCATTCTGAAGAAATAACCGGCGGAGGATTAATTGAAAATCCATTTGAGCAACCATTCCAGATCGCTAAGCAGAACTATATGCCAAAAGGATTTGAAGGTAAAAGATATTATTTTGCCAAAGACAATTTGAATGAAAAGAAGCTTGAGCAGCAGTACTTAAAGTTACACAAGTATATTTATGGTCAAGATTATAAAAAATAA
- a CDS encoding type II toxin-antitoxin system mRNA interferase toxin, RelE/StbE family, giving the protein MKRKKKLDFVPRPEFVHDLNYLSKLDPTIVSEVKEAISILRDNLELPSEFNDHDLHGYYEGTSEFHLRDTPKGFKPSDKNDVVVIYKKRTKSLVVIGIRIGSHDHLFHDEYKLHHRKPK; this is encoded by the coding sequence ATGAAACGTAAGAAAAAATTAGATTTTGTCCCTCGACCTGAATTTGTACATGATCTAAACTACTTGAGTAAATTAGATCCTACAATAGTATCTGAAGTTAAAGAAGCTATTTCAATTTTAAGAGATAATTTAGAGTTACCATCAGAATTTAATGATCATGATTTACATGGATACTATGAAGGAACTTCCGAATTTCACCTAAGAGATACACCCAAAGGATTCAAACCATCGGATAAAAATGATGTAGTAGTTATTTATAAGAAAAGAACTAAATCATTAGTTGTTATTGGTATTAGGATCGGTTCACACGACCATCTTTTTCATGATGAATACAAATTACATCATCGAAAGCCTAAATAA
- a CDS encoding type II toxin-antitoxin system Phd/YefM family antitoxin: protein MSLAATQTDFRQNFKAYMDKVTEDQETIYIPRPKQKGVALISQDRLDWLEKYAKTEPGTLKHSIAAEHLMELGIIPEQGERISTDKEYEKFWEQFK, encoded by the coding sequence ATGTCATTAGCAGCAACACAAACTGATTTTAGACAAAACTTCAAGGCTTATATGGATAAAGTTACTGAAGATCAAGAAACAATTTATATTCCTCGTCCAAAACAAAAGGGAGTAGCATTAATCTCACAAGATCGACTTGATTGGTTAGAAAAATATGCTAAAACTGAGCCCGGTACTCTTAAGCATTCTATAGCAGCCGAACATTTAATGGAATTGGGAATTATTCCAGAACAAGGTGAAAGAATCTCTACTGATAAAGAATATGAGAAATTTTGGGAACAGTTCAAATAA
- a CDS encoding helix-turn-helix domain-containing protein, protein MILIIIKWKYSWVRFLGIQAGQYVQQLINNNFVLDIKDATQYENKIRQIIGLDHKSLADSLKTNGITYEIFGDLLAEINVKKIEQHHSIATLAKRYMDLNYFDAIQIQDIAKSLNVNANYLSDLFKQEYGISPKQYLTELKIKKAKKLLLTTKNTITIVANSVGFSDSLAFSKIFKKYTTMSPKQYRTKRLK, encoded by the coding sequence TTGATCTTGATAATCATAAAATGGAAATATTCTTGGGTTAGATTTTTAGGAATTCAAGCTGGTCAATATGTTCAGCAATTAATTAACAATAACTTTGTCTTGGACATTAAAGATGCTACTCAATACGAAAACAAAATTAGACAAATTATTGGGTTAGATCACAAAAGCTTAGCTGATTCATTAAAAACAAACGGTATTACTTATGAAATTTTTGGTGATTTATTAGCTGAAATAAACGTTAAAAAAATAGAGCAGCATCATTCAATTGCTACCCTAGCTAAAAGATATATGGATTTAAATTATTTCGATGCAATTCAAATTCAAGACATTGCTAAGTCATTAAATGTGAATGCAAATTATTTAAGTGATTTATTTAAGCAAGAATATGGTATTTCTCCCAAGCAGTATTTAACTGAACTAAAAATAAAAAAAGCTAAGAAATTACTGTTAACAACTAAAAATACGATTACGATTGTCGCTAATTCAGTTGGTTTCAGTGATTCATTAGCTTTTTCAAAAATATTCAAAAAATATACAACTATGTCGCCAAAGCAATATCGAACAAAAAGGCTTAAATAG
- a CDS encoding GNAT family N-acetyltransferase — MTLIIRTVTMNDLEAIVNLESVAFQMTKEQTKKDMIGRIKNYPDTFLVAEEDGKVIGHVLGPSFNQRYITDELYFKNHPNQAKDQYQTILSLAVSPEYRKHGIATALLEQLSSVAKGQGRKAITLTCLPKLFSFYEKRGFKNEGKTSDDIPDPDGISSYNMVKDI; from the coding sequence ATTACTTTGATTATTCGCACTGTGACAATGAATGATTTAGAAGCGATAGTAAACTTAGAATCAGTAGCCTTTCAAATGACTAAAGAGCAAACTAAAAAAGATATGATTGGAAGAATTAAAAATTATCCAGATACTTTCTTGGTAGCTGAAGAAGATGGAAAAGTTATTGGGCATGTTTTAGGTCCAAGTTTTAACCAGAGATATATTACTGACGAATTATATTTTAAAAATCATCCTAATCAGGCAAAAGATCAGTATCAAACAATTTTAAGTTTGGCAGTTTCTCCAGAATATCGTAAACATGGGATTGCTACCGCCTTACTTGAACAACTTAGTTCTGTTGCAAAAGGGCAGGGAAGAAAGGCTATTACATTAACCTGTCTACCTAAGTTATTTTCTTTCTATGAGAAGAGAGGATTTAAGAATGAAGGCAAAACCTCTGATGATATCCCTGATCCTGATGGAATTAGTAGCTATAACATGGTGAAAGATATTTAG